The genomic stretch TTTTCGGTAATCCAAACTAACTCACCTGGTTCGACATCGCGCAGATATTCAGCACCGATAATATCTAAACCGCAAGTTTCAGAAGCGAGAACGTAACGCACTGGATCACTATCTAAAGTGCCAATGACCAAGGGACGAATGCCGTTAGGGTCACGCACTCCCATGATACCATCAGGTGTACCAATCACCAGACTAAATGCACCTTGACAGCGGTGAAAAGCACGAATAGCACCTTCTATCCAATCTGCACCGGCATTAACTTCTTCTGCGATCGCATAAGCAATCATTTCTGAATCTGTACTTGTAACTAAGTTAAAATTGCTCTTGAGTAATTCTTCTCGCAATTGTACAGTATTGACTAAATTACCATTATGTGCTAATGCCACATTACCTAAACGAGTTTCTACTACAGCAGGTTGGGCGTTCACCCTGCGGCTAGAACCGGTAGTAGAATAACGGGTGTGACCAACCGCAATATTACCTGGCAACTCTTCTAAAATGGTTTCATTGAAGACTTGCGAAACCAGTCCCATATCTTTGTGTAGGTGTACGTGCGTTCCCTCAAAGGTCGCAATACCAGCAGATTCTTGACCCCGATGCTGGAGAGCATATAATCCAAAATAAGTCATTTTTGCAACATCTTGTTCTGGGGCGTAGATGCCAAAAACACCACAAGCTTCTTCTGGCTTGTCAGCGCGATTTTCAATCATGTTCATAGATTGATCGAAAGTGACGGAATGCTGGGGAATCATGCTGGTTTTTGCTCCTGGTGGGGTGTCGTAACTGGAGATTGGGGATTGGGAAGAGAGCAGAGGCGCAAGGGAGCAGGGGAGCAGGGGAGTAGGGGAGAAAATTCTTTACCTACATCCTATTACCCTCCTCTTTACTGTCACCTGTCACCTTCTTCCTACCTCTTAACAAATCTTTAACCATCCATTAAAACAGTACCGTAATTTGGTTAAGGATAAAGTAGAAATTGTAAATTTTCATGCTTGAT from Anabaena sphaerica FACHB-251 encodes the following:
- the purF gene encoding amidophosphoribosyltransferase, coding for MIPQHSVTFDQSMNMIENRADKPEEACGVFGIYAPEQDVAKMTYFGLYALQHRGQESAGIATFEGTHVHLHKDMGLVSQVFNETILEELPGNIAVGHTRYSTTGSSRRVNAQPAVVETRLGNVALAHNGNLVNTVQLREELLKSNFNLVTSTDSEMIAYAIAEEVNAGADWIEGAIRAFHRCQGAFSLVIGTPDGIMGVRDPNGIRPLVIGTLDSDPVRYVLASETCGLDIIGAEYLRDVEPGELVWITENGLASFPWNQQPQRKLCIFEMIYFARPDSLMHNETLYSYRMRLGRRLAEESPIEADIVFGVPDSGIPAAIGFSQTSGIAYGEGLIKNRYVGRTFIQPTQSMRESGIKMKLNPLKDVLFGKRVVIIDDSIVRGTTSRKLVKALRDAGAAEVHMRISSPPVTHPCFYGIDTDTQDQLIAATKSVEEIAKQLQVDTLAYLSWEGMLETTREDTNSFCSACFTGDYPVAIPEQVKRSKLMLEKAVV